A genomic window from Vitis riparia cultivar Riparia Gloire de Montpellier isolate 1030 chromosome 16, EGFV_Vit.rip_1.0, whole genome shotgun sequence includes:
- the LOC117933770 gene encoding lipid droplet phospholipase 1 isoform X2 — MEAPMFGAVKNLLLLQRIILLSWFMESSEGSERNASMLTLDGVDVMGERLAEEVIEVIKQKPEVRKISFVSHSVGGLVARYAIGRLYRPPRRENEDDPSANTCEENSRGTIYGLEAMNFITVATPHLGSRGNKQVPFLFGVPVFEKAATSVIHLIFRRTGRHLFLTDDDEGNPPLLRRMIEDCGELHFMSALCTFTRRVIYSNVGYDHIVGWRTSSIRRNSELPKWEDMVNEKYPHIVFEEHCKACDAEQCEPSSMEDDGLDKLEEELLMGLSRVSWEKVDVSFHACRQRFAAHSVIQVKDYVAHREGADVIQHMIDHFLT; from the exons ATGGAGGCACCGATGTTTGGAGCAGTAAAGAATCTGCTACTGCTTCAGCGGATCATCTTGTTGTCATGGTTCATGGAATCCTCGGAAG GTAGTGAGCGAAATGCTTCTATGCTGACTCTAGATGGGGTGGATGTTATGGGTGAGCGGTTGGCAGAGGAG GTCATTGAAGTGATTAAGCAGAAGCCAGAAGTACGTAAGATATCTTTTGTTTCACATTCTGTGGGAGGACTAGTAGCAAGGTATGCTATTGGAAGACTTTATAGACCTCCtagaagagaaaatgaagatgatCCATCAGCTAATACCTGTGAGGAGAATTCAAGGGGTACAATATATGGATTGGAGGCTATGAACTTTATTACTGTTGCTACACCTCATCTTGGCTCAAGGGGTAATAAGCAG GTACCATTTCTTTTTGGTGTTCCTGTCTTTGAGAAAGCTGCAACTTCTGTTATTCATTTGATATTCAGAAGAACAGGCCGTCATCTTTTTCTTACTGATGACGATGAAGGCAATCCTCCATTGCTTAGACGTATGATAGAAGATTGTGGTGAACTTCATTTCAT GTCTGCATTATGTACATTCACGCGACGTGTGATATATTCCAATGTTGGATATGATC ATATTGTGGGATGGAGAACATCATCTATTAGGCGTAATAGTGAACTGCCAAAG TGGGAGGATATGGTTAACGAGAAATATCCACATATTGTATTTGAAGAACACTGCAAGGCTTGTGATGCTGAACAGTGTGAGCCCAGTTCAATGGAAGATGATGGCCTTGACAAGCTAGAAG AGGAATTGTTGATGGGCCTATCTCGTGTTTCATGGGAAAAAGTAGATGTTAGCTTCCATGCCTGCAGACAGAGGTTTGCAGCTCATAGTGTCATTCag GTAAAAGATTATGTCGCTCATCGGGAAGGTGCAGATGTCATACAGCATATGATCGATCATTTTCTTACCTAG
- the LOC117933770 gene encoding lipid droplet phospholipase 1 isoform X1, with product MEMKDGPVENGICSSESIHGGTDVWSSKESATASADHLVVMVHGILGSVTDWRFAAEQFVRILPDKVIVHRSERNASMLTLDGVDVMGERLAEEVIEVIKQKPEVRKISFVSHSVGGLVARYAIGRLYRPPRRENEDDPSANTCEENSRGTIYGLEAMNFITVATPHLGSRGNKQVPFLFGVPVFEKAATSVIHLIFRRTGRHLFLTDDDEGNPPLLRRMIEDCGELHFMSALCTFTRRVIYSNVGYDHIVGWRTSSIRRNSELPKWEDMVNEKYPHIVFEEHCKACDAEQCEPSSMEDDGLDKLEEELLMGLSRVSWEKVDVSFHACRQRFAAHSVIQVKDYVAHREGADVIQHMIDHFLT from the exons ATGGAGATGAAAGACGGTCCAGTGGAGAACGGCATATGCTCGTCGGAGTCTATTCATGGAGGCACCGATGTTTGGAGCAGTAAAGAATCTGCTACTGCTTCAGCGGATCATCTTGTTGTCATGGTTCATGGAATCCTCGGAAG TGTCACGGATTGGAGGTTTGCTGCTGAGCAGTTTGTTAGAATACTTCCTGATAAAGTAATTGTTCATC GTAGTGAGCGAAATGCTTCTATGCTGACTCTAGATGGGGTGGATGTTATGGGTGAGCGGTTGGCAGAGGAG GTCATTGAAGTGATTAAGCAGAAGCCAGAAGTACGTAAGATATCTTTTGTTTCACATTCTGTGGGAGGACTAGTAGCAAGGTATGCTATTGGAAGACTTTATAGACCTCCtagaagagaaaatgaagatgatCCATCAGCTAATACCTGTGAGGAGAATTCAAGGGGTACAATATATGGATTGGAGGCTATGAACTTTATTACTGTTGCTACACCTCATCTTGGCTCAAGGGGTAATAAGCAG GTACCATTTCTTTTTGGTGTTCCTGTCTTTGAGAAAGCTGCAACTTCTGTTATTCATTTGATATTCAGAAGAACAGGCCGTCATCTTTTTCTTACTGATGACGATGAAGGCAATCCTCCATTGCTTAGACGTATGATAGAAGATTGTGGTGAACTTCATTTCAT GTCTGCATTATGTACATTCACGCGACGTGTGATATATTCCAATGTTGGATATGATC ATATTGTGGGATGGAGAACATCATCTATTAGGCGTAATAGTGAACTGCCAAAG TGGGAGGATATGGTTAACGAGAAATATCCACATATTGTATTTGAAGAACACTGCAAGGCTTGTGATGCTGAACAGTGTGAGCCCAGTTCAATGGAAGATGATGGCCTTGACAAGCTAGAAG AGGAATTGTTGATGGGCCTATCTCGTGTTTCATGGGAAAAAGTAGATGTTAGCTTCCATGCCTGCAGACAGAGGTTTGCAGCTCATAGTGTCATTCag GTAAAAGATTATGTCGCTCATCGGGAAGGTGCAGATGTCATACAGCATATGATCGATCATTTTCTTACCTAG
- the LOC117933222 gene encoding rust resistance kinase Lr10-like — translation MVISLFLFLFMRWFVEIGASQDECKVSSCSNHGPVIRFPFRLKDQPYNCGYPGFEISCIEKKQTILELPYSVSLSVKKINYNSQEIIVHDPDFCLQRQLQNLTLSASPFQFKLASSNYLVDYTFFNCSSKKTHSNYFLSIPCTVLLSNPVYAVDSDKILEFMDLSSCHKIYDVILPEDLFNGQNYFSLTWSELICGNCEREGKRCRLKSNVGKEPETECIDKQAKGAVILSFCLLVLLVIRLYHVYSSDKLERENTKKIEQFLEDYKALKPSRYSYADVKKITNHFKEKLGQGGYGTVYKGRLSSEVLVAVKILNNSKENGEEFINEVGTMGRIHHVNVVRLVGFCADGVNRALIYEFLPNESLEKYIFSKSVKDCSLRWELLQNIALGIAKGIEYLHQGCDKRILHFDIKPHNILLDQNFNPKISDFGLAKLCSKEQSAVSMTTARGTMGYIAPEVLSRNFGNVSYKSDIYSFGMLLLEMVGGRKNIDVTMEKANQVYFPEWVYNQLDKGEEVCIRIEEEGDIKIAKKLTIVGLWCIQWCPIDRPSIKVVIQMLEGGDKLTMPPNPFASIDSTRTNIRRRKKSLQQELAVISELIE, via the exons ATGGTCATCTCTTTGTTTCTGTTCTTGTTTATGAGATGGTTTGTAGAGATTGGAGCCAGCCAAGATGAGTGCAAGGTATCAAGCTGCAGCAACCATGGCCCAGTTATCAGGTTCCCCTTCCGGCTAAAAGACCAGCCATATAATTGTGGCTATCCCGGGTTTGAGATATCTTGTATAGAAAAGAAGCAGACCATCCTAGAGCTGCCATATTCCGTAAGCCTTTCAGTGAAGAAGATAAATTACAACTCTCAGGAGATTATCGTCCATGACCCAGATTTTTGCCTTCAAAGACAGCTTCAAAACCTTACTTTGTCTGCCTCTCCCTTCCAGTTCAAACTTGCAAGTTCCAACTACCTAGTTGACTACACCTTCTTCAATTGTTCCTCAAAaaaaacacattcaaattattttttgtccATCCCTTGCACCGTTCTCCTCAGCAACCCAGTCTATGCTGTTGATTCTGACAAAATTCTTGAATTCATGGACCTATCCTCTTGCCACAAGATTTACGACGTTATTCTCCCAGAAGATTTATTTAATggacaaaattatttttccttaacaTGGTCAGAATTGATATGTGGAAACTGCGAAAGAGAAGGTAAGAGATGCAGACTGAAGAGCAATGTTGGCAAAGAACCTGAAACTGAATGTATTGATAAGCAAGCAAAAG GGG CGGTAATCCTCAGTTTCTGTCTTCTGGTGCTTCTTGTCATCAGACTCTATCATGTGTATAGCTCAGACAAATTAGAAAGAGAGAATACAAAAAAGATAGAACAGTTTTTAGAAGACTATAAAGCTCTCAAGCCCTCAAGATACTCCTACGCTGATGTTAAGAAGATTACAAATCATTTCAAGGAAAAATTGGGTCAAGGCGGTTATGGAACTGTGTATAAAGGAAGGCTTTCTAGTGAAGTTCTTGTTGCAGTAAAGATCctaaacaattcaaaagaaaatggagaagagtTCATTAATGAAGTGGGAACAATGGGTAGGATCCATCATGTCAATGTGGTTCGCTTGGTTGGATTTTGTGCTGATGGGGTTAATCGAGCTTTAATTTATGAGTTCTTACCAAATGAGTCTTTGGAGaagtatatattttcaaaatctgtCAAGGATTGTTCACTTAGGTGGGAGCTGCTTCAAAATATTGCTTTAGGCATAGCCAAAGGAATTGAGTATCTTCACCAAGGTTGTGACAAAAGAATTctccattttgatatcaaacctCATAATATTTTGCTTGATCAAAACTTCAATCCAAAAATCTCTGATTTTGGTCTAGCCAAATTGTGTTCCAAGGAACAAAGTGCAGTTTCAATGACAACAGCAAGAGGGACCATGGGCTATATTGCACCAGAAGTATTATCAAGGAACTTTGGAAACGTGTCCTATAAGTCAGATatttatagttttggaatgttgcTATTGGAAATGGTAGGAGGAAGGAAGAATATTGATGTCACAATGGAGAAGGCTAACCAAGTATACTTCCCAGAATGGGTTTATAACCAGTTAGATAAGGGGGAAGAGGTGTGTATTCGAATTGAGGAAGAAGGAGACATTAAAATTGCAAAGAAGCTAACAATTGTGGGACTTTGGTGCATTCAATGGTGTCCAATAGATCGCCCTTCCATAAAAGTTGTGATTCAAATGTTGGAAGGAGGAGACAAGTTAACCATGCCACCCAACCCTTTTGCTTCCATAGATTCAACAAGAACAAACATTAGAAGGCGTAAAAAATCTCTTCAACAAGAGTTGGCAGTCATCTCAGAATTAATAGAGTGA